TAATCTTCAACAAATAAAGGTATTCTAGTAAAGTCGTAAAAAGAATTAATTTCTTTACATATTTGTGAATGTTATGCGTACTTATAAAAATAAAAGGAGCAGGGCGCCATTGCTGACTCCTGCTCCTTTTATGAAGGCATATTAATCTGATGATACAGCTGCTTGCTGATCAGATTTTGTTGTGATTTCTTCTTTTACACGTTCGATATCTGCGCCGATTGATGCAAGCTTTTCGTGGAAGTTTACATAGCCACGATCTAGGTGTTTTAGTTCAGTGACACGTGTATGGCCTTCTGCACATAATCCAGCTAGAATTAGTGCCGCACCAGCACGTAGGTCAGTTGCTGCTACCTCTGCACCTTGTAGCTTTACAGGTCCATTGATGATAACAGAACGTCCCTCTATTTTGATATCTCCATTCATACGACGGAATTCTTCCACGTGCATGAAGCGATTTTCGAAAACTGTTTCTGTGATCATGCTAGTTCCGTTTGCGCATAGTAACAATGCCATCATTTGCGATTGCATATCTGTTGGGAAACCTGGGTGTGGCATTGTTTTTAAGTCTACAGATTTTAATTTCTCAGGTCCGATGACACGTAAACCTTCTTGTTCTTCAACAATTTTAACGCCCATCTCTTCCATTTTTGCAACAAGAGATGTTAAATGCTCTGGAATTGCTCCTTTTACAAGAACGTCTCCGCCTGTGATTGCTGCAGCTACCATAAACGTACCTGCTTCAATACGGTCAGGAATGATTGAGTGGTTAATACCTTTTAGAGTTTCCACACCTTCAATACGGATTGTTCCTGTACCGGCGCCGCGGATTTTACCACCCATAGCATTGATATAGTTCGCTAAGTCAACGATTTCAGGTTCTTTTGCTACGTTTTCTAGTACCGTTGTTCCCTCTGCTAAAGCAGCTGCCATGATGATGTTTTCTGTTGCACCAACACTTGGGAAATCAAGGTAAACTTTAGCACCTTTTAGTCTTCCATTTACTTCTGCTTCAATAAAGCCGTTACCAACTTTAATCGAAGCTCCCATTGCTTCAAAGCCTTTTAGATGCTGATCAATTGGACGTGAGCCAATTGCGCAGCCGCCAGGTAATGCAACACGTGCATGACCATTACGTGCTAGAAGTGCTCCCATGACAAGTACAGAGGCACGCATCTTTCTTACATATTCAAATGGTGCTTCCGTTGATAGCTCTTTTGATGCATCTACAATCACTTGATTATTTTCAAAATGGACATCTGCGCCTAAATGGCGAAGAACTTCATTAATTGTATACACATCGGAGAGCGTAGGCACATTACTTATGATACTTTTATCTTCACTTGCTAATAATGATGCAGCGATAACTGGTAGAACGGCATTTTTTGCTCCTTCAACTTGCACAGTACCGTTTAACCTACGACCGCCGCGGACGATGATTTTTTCCAAAGTATTCCCCTCCGCGTCCCAATTTCTCTATATTAATATTCAGACGTAATGATTGGTGTTCCTATAACGACCGTAGTTTTACCGCCCAATCCGTCAGTTCTTAATGCAATTTGTATGTTCATGTTGTTTTCATCTGTTGGAATGTAATCTTCCCATATAGGGGTTTTAGCCGATACCGAGAGAAAATCTGGTTCCTGCAGTTGTTCTACCGGTTTCGCCTCAAATTCTTTTAACAAGTTTTTTGATTTTTGATTCAAAACACCTTCCATATTATCATTAATGATTCCTGCCATACAAGCAAAAATTGTAGGTTTTTCATGAAAGATGTCGAAAGCATTTGTTTGGAAGTAGTCGTTGATGTTGTTCCAATTTTTTTGTGAGTTTACACCCTTAACCTCATAAAGGATATACGATTGTGATTGATTGTTTGTGAGGGTGTTTAAAATCTGAAGCTTTTCTGTCACATTTTTCTCTCTATTGTTAAAAACACCAATCGCTTTATAAACGTTATCGTCCTCTGAGAACGTCCAATTAAATTGACGGTATTGGTCTGTCATTTGTTTCACTTCATCGATTGATTGATTGCTGACAACCTGTTTAGCATATAAAGACCATTCTTTGATGTCAATATCTTGATGTTCCATACCTTTAGCAATTTGAAGTAATTTCGATTGACGTTCAGTTGCTCCAATGTGATTTGCCAAGAAACTAAAAAGTATTGACAACATTAAAACCATAATTCCTATCCCTTTATATCTCATACACGGCCACTTCCTCTCCTTAGTAACATTGTTACCGGATAAAAAGTGTCCATACGTGGAAAAAGTCGTCAATAATAGACAATTCTGTCAAACGATCAATATGTACCTATTTCCCGTTTAAGACCAGCTATAAACCAACGTTTTCTTTTAAAAAAGTGATGGAAGTTGTTGTGACCATAATAAATAATCAAGGAAAAAATTACTTACTAATGATCCAATGCTAATGGTTAATAATATAAGAAGTACCTTCGCTTGAATGACTTTGCCCGCTTTTATCCATTTTTCAATGTTTAACGCTTGTAAGGCCCACCAAGTTACTGCGATGAAAGCTAGGTGTACAACCATACTTATTAAGGCCAGTTGTCCATAGTCGGGCATGCTTCACCCCTCCAATAATCCATTTACAGGGATTATTTTTTATTTTGCAAAAAAACACAGAGCAATATAAATCATACCTGTTTTCCTGCTAAAAACAACCTCAAAATGACCTATATTAGCTAAAAAATCAATCTTTTTTTCTTGATGTGATATATACCCTTGAATAGTATATTGACCTTTCCATGTAACATGATTGATTTTTTCTT
This Metabacillus endolithicus DNA region includes the following protein-coding sequences:
- the murA gene encoding UDP-N-acetylglucosamine 1-carboxyvinyltransferase codes for the protein MEKIIVRGGRRLNGTVQVEGAKNAVLPVIAASLLASEDKSIISNVPTLSDVYTINEVLRHLGADVHFENNQVIVDASKELSTEAPFEYVRKMRASVLVMGALLARNGHARVALPGGCAIGSRPIDQHLKGFEAMGASIKVGNGFIEAEVNGRLKGAKVYLDFPSVGATENIIMAAALAEGTTVLENVAKEPEIVDLANYINAMGGKIRGAGTGTIRIEGVETLKGINHSIIPDRIEAGTFMVAAAITGGDVLVKGAIPEHLTSLVAKMEEMGVKIVEEQEGLRVIGPEKLKSVDLKTMPHPGFPTDMQSQMMALLLCANGTSMITETVFENRFMHVEEFRRMNGDIKIEGRSVIINGPVKLQGAEVAATDLRAGAALILAGLCAEGHTRVTELKHLDRGYVNFHEKLASIGADIERVKEEITTKSDQQAAVSSD
- a CDS encoding YwmB family TATA-box binding protein, with translation MRYKGIGIMVLMLSILFSFLANHIGATERQSKLLQIAKGMEHQDIDIKEWSLYAKQVVSNQSIDEVKQMTDQYRQFNWTFSEDDNVYKAIGVFNNREKNVTEKLQILNTLTNNQSQSYILYEVKGVNSQKNWNNINDYFQTNAFDIFHEKPTIFACMAGIINDNMEGVLNQKSKNLLKEFEAKPVEQLQEPDFLSVSAKTPIWEDYIPTDENNMNIQIALRTDGLGGKTTVVIGTPIITSEY
- a CDS encoding DUF1146 family protein yields the protein MPDYGQLALISMVVHLAFIAVTWWALQALNIEKWIKAGKVIQAKVLLILLTISIGSLVSNFFLDYLLWSQQLPSLF